In the genome of Triticum urartu cultivar G1812 chromosome 5, Tu2.1, whole genome shotgun sequence, one region contains:
- the LOC125511656 gene encoding putative L-type lectin-domain containing receptor kinase I.4 yields MPPLAALLLLLWAAASSASAASFTCAKPSTCRSAVAYVVPNATTYEQLASRFSPTATLHHLLAANQLPPHTDTSQAIPAKTAVRIPFRCRCAGGLGQSDLDMYTGGRGDDYFMEVVTANNVAAGKYYGRRPLPCSCDKVDGSHVMHLAYVIVRAGDNISQIAAKYGLRESTLLRINNITSSQLLIRQGHILDIPLFQGMGTWSRVHYNSAHRKRRLQGGGDPGVTTSKVINIVKVVVPVLSVLVYLVTTWCYWRSARNFLSSGANGFMEFSYSDLACATNKFSRDALLGEGMFGAVYKATFKGQEVAVKRIKAEGKLEEFHRELQTVGNTTHENLVDLKGWCGKVRVIDGKTWWKRVIKVELFLVFEFISNGDLEHHLHNNDQVLSWDKRYKIVKGIGSALHYLHHECNPCILHRDIKPGNILLNEYFNAKLGDFGLSMIASKNRATVVTTAVGSVGYMDPHLMKDGAVEFSRKSDVYSFGIVLLKIACTQKSREEVWQMRGGSEQQVHVDGVVDERLRFFDRTEMERVVVLGLKCSHSAEAQRPSMEDAMKFLEDGQEFPATTQGDGSYGVPCIVNEEAPMMTHGDVSSYYP; encoded by the exons ATGCCGCCGCTGGCCGCCCTGCTCCTCCTGCTCTGGGCCGCAGCCTCCTCGGCCTCCGCCGCCAGCTTCACCTGCGCCAAACCGAGCACATGCCGATCCGCCGTCGCCTACGTCGTCCCCAACGCCACCACCTACGAGCAACTCGCTTCCCGCTTCAGCCCCACCGCCACCCTTCACCACCTCCTCGCCGCCAACCAACTCCCGCCCCACACCGACACCAGCCAAGCCATTCCCGCGAAAACAGCCGTGCGCATCCCCTTCAGGTGCCGCTGCGCCGGCGGCCTGGGCCAGTCGGACCTGGATATGTACACCGGCGGCCGTGGCGATGACTACTTCATGGAGGTCGTCACCGCCAACAACGTTGCCGCGGGCAAATACTATGGGCGGAGGCCGCTGCCCTGCAGCTGCGACAAGGTGGACGGCTCCCACGTGATGCACCTTGCCTATGTGATCGTCCGCGCAGGCGACAATATCTCCCAGATCGCCGCCAAGTATGGGCTGCGGGAGTCAACGCTGCTCAGGATCAATAATATCACTAGCAGCCAGCTGCTGATTCGCCAAGGCCACATTCTTGATATCCCGCTATTCCAAG GAATGGGCACATGGTCCAGGGTACATTATAACTCAGCACATAGGAAAAGAAGATTGCAGGGTGGAG GGGATCCTGGGGTTACGACATCAAAAGTAATTAACATTGTAAAAGTAGTTGTACCCGTTCTAAGCGTTCTTGTGTATCTCGTTACAACATGGTGTTACTGGAGAAGCGCACGCAATTTCCTCTCGTCAGGGGCGAATGGCTTTATGGAATTCAGTTATAGTGATCTAGCTTGCGCCACGAACAAATTCTCCAGAGATGCTCTTCTTGGAGAGGGTATGTTCGGAGCAGTATATAAGGCGACGTTCAAGGGCCAGGAAGTGGCTGTGAAGAGAATTAAAGCAGAGGGAAAGCTTGAGGAATTCCACCGCGAGCTCCAGACAGTTGGTAACACGACGCACGAGAATCTAGTTGACCTCAAAGGCTGGTGCGGCAAAGTCAGAGTGATCGATGGCAAGACTTGGTGGAAAAGGGTTATCAAGGTTGAACTCTTCCTCGTCTTTGAGTTCATATCTAATGGCGACCTTGAACACCACCTGCACAACAACGACCAAGTTCTATCATGGGACAAAAG GTACAAAATAGTGAAGGGCATAGGGTCAGCTCTTCATTACCTCCACCACGAGTGCAATCCATGCATCCTGCATAGAGATATCAAGCCTGGCAACATACTCTTGAATGAGTATTTCAACGCTAAGCTTGGGGACTTCGGGCTATCCATGATCGCCAGCAAAAACAGAGCGACAGTGGTCACAACCGCCGTGGGGTCAGTGGGATACATGGATCCACATCTCATGAAAGATGGGGCTGTGGAGTTCAGCCGTAAGTCAGACGTATACAGCTTCGGGATCGTCCTACTAAAGATTGCATGTACACAAAAATCAAGGGAGGAAGTCTGGCAGATGCGCGGTGGCAGTGAGCAGCAAGTTCATGTGGATGGTGTTGTGGATGAAAGGTTACGCTTCTTTGACCGTACCGAGATGGAGCGTGTGGTTGTCCTTGGCCTCAAGTGTTCTCACTCAGCAGAGGCACAACGACCTTCCATGGAGGATGCAATGAAATTCCTCGAGGACGGCCAAGAGTTTCCTGCCACAACACAAGGAGACGGCAGCTATGGTGTGCCTTGCATTGTAAACGAGGAGGCACCTATGATGACACATGGTGATGTCTCTTCTTATTACCCTTGA